The following are encoded in a window of Blastocatellia bacterium genomic DNA:
- the kaiC gene encoding circadian clock protein KaiC has protein sequence MKKSRKQITPSSIPKAPTGIAGLDEITGGGLPAGRPTLVSGSAGAGKTLLAVEFLARGVTEFGEPGVFMMFEENAEELIANVRSLGFDLEKLAAQKKLVLDYVYIERSEIEETGQYDLDGLFIRLAHAIDSVGARRVVLDTIEALFAGLPNHAILRAELRRLFRWLKERGMTTVITGERGSNSLTRYGLEEYVADCVIVLDHRVEEQISTRRLRVVKYRGSAHGTNEYPFLIGLNGLSVLPVTSLMLNHEVSTERVSTGIARLDEMLDGKGVYRGSSVLVSGASGTGKSTVGVAFVIAACQRGERGLLFSYEESAAQLTRNMRSIGLNLEPWIKKGLLEIHATRPTLFGLEQHLVMMHERVMAFHPSVVVVDPISNLTIEGKTAEIKPTLMRLIDFLKQEQITALFTSLTSSSNGGALEDSQVGVSSLMDTWLLLRNVEYNGERNRTLFVLKSRGMGHSNQVREFILSDRGVDLVDAYLGSERVLTGTARAAQEARERAAADLRRQDHEHRLRQLANKRKAIEAQIAALTAEAEADAAEVNFAIAQEALVADTVARNSQSMAQLRGNAKSGNHSRKRK, from the coding sequence ATGAAAAAGTCAAGAAAGCAAATTACTCCGTCGTCGATTCCCAAAGCCCCAACCGGCATTGCGGGACTGGACGAGATCACCGGCGGCGGCCTGCCCGCCGGTCGTCCGACGCTGGTGAGCGGCAGCGCCGGCGCCGGCAAGACCTTGCTCGCCGTCGAATTCCTGGCGCGCGGCGTGACCGAATTCGGCGAGCCCGGCGTGTTCATGATGTTTGAGGAGAATGCCGAGGAATTGATCGCCAACGTGCGCTCGCTCGGCTTTGACCTGGAGAAGCTGGCCGCGCAAAAGAAGCTCGTCCTCGATTACGTCTACATCGAGCGCAGCGAGATTGAAGAGACCGGTCAATACGACCTCGACGGGCTCTTCATCCGGCTCGCCCATGCGATTGACTCCGTCGGCGCCAGGCGCGTCGTGCTCGACACCATCGAGGCGCTCTTTGCCGGCCTGCCGAACCACGCCATCCTGCGCGCCGAGCTGCGGCGGCTCTTTCGCTGGCTCAAAGAGCGTGGCATGACGACGGTCATCACCGGCGAGCGCGGCAGCAATTCGCTGACCCGTTACGGGCTGGAAGAGTACGTCGCCGATTGCGTCATTGTGCTGGATCACCGCGTTGAAGAGCAGATTTCGACGCGCCGCCTGCGCGTCGTCAAGTATCGCGGCTCGGCGCACGGCACCAACGAATACCCGTTCCTGATCGGGTTGAACGGGCTTTCCGTGCTGCCGGTCACCTCGCTGATGCTCAACCATGAAGTATCCACCGAGCGCGTTTCGACAGGGATTGCCCGGCTCGACGAGATGCTCGACGGCAAAGGGGTTTACCGCGGCAGCAGCGTCCTGGTTTCGGGCGCGTCCGGCACCGGCAAGAGCACGGTCGGCGTGGCGTTTGTTATCGCCGCCTGCCAACGCGGCGAGCGCGGCTTGCTTTTCTCTTATGAAGAATCCGCCGCGCAGCTCACCCGGAATATGCGCTCAATCGGGCTCAATCTTGAGCCGTGGATAAAGAAGGGATTGCTCGAAATCCATGCGACGCGCCCGACCCTGTTCGGCCTTGAACAGCATCTGGTGATGATGCACGAACGCGTCATGGCTTTTCATCCTTCGGTCGTCGTCGTAGACCCGATCAGCAACTTGACGATTGAAGGCAAGACCGCGGAGATCAAGCCGACGCTGATGCGGCTGATTGATTTCTTAAAGCAAGAGCAGATCACCGCCCTCTTTACCAGTCTGACGAGCAGCTCGAACGGCGGCGCCCTGGAAGACTCGCAGGTCGGCGTGTCGTCGCTGATGGACACATGGCTGCTGCTGCGCAATGTCGAGTACAACGGCGAGCGCAATCGCACCCTCTTCGTTCTGAAGTCGCGCGGCATGGGACATTCAAACCAGGTGCGCGAATTCATCCTCTCTGATCGCGGCGTTGATCTGGTGGATGCCTATCTTGGCAGCGAGCGCGTCCTGACTGGCACGGCGCGCGCGGCGCAAGAAGCGCGGGAGCGCGCCGCCGCGGACTTGCGCCGACAGGATCATGAGCACCGGCTGCGACAATTGGCAAATAAGCGCAAGGCGATAGAAGCGCAGATCGCCGCATTGACGGCGGAAGCTGAAGCTGATGCCGCGGAAGTTAACTTCGCCATCGCCCAGGAAGCGCTGGTGGCTGACACGGTGGCGCGGAATTCGCAATCCATGGCGCAGCTGCGCGGAAATGCGAAATCCGGCAACCATTCGAGGAAACGAAAATGA
- a CDS encoding acylase has protein sequence MHTRVVLRSLTIALVVMASAQFATPADRKTDDRGKVERLARSVTIYRDSYGVPHIFGPTDASCVFGYAFAQAEDNFWQIEDSYIRSLGRASEIYGPRTVADDLLNHALEIPRLAKAEYERSSPRMKELCQAVADGFNYYLATHPETRPRLITHFEPWHMYAFNRFAIYQLFIFGKSGLRVEEIKSAVREAGGDNAAGSHGQLGFKISDLYESADGMEAAVGSNMWTVTPQKSASGHAMLLINPHQPFFGPGQWYEGHVHSGEGWNMSGASFFGSGFPTIGHNEFLGWSHTVNDPDISDVYVEKFDDEKNPLAYRYGDGYRVATEWADTIKVKTDKGVETRSFKFRKTHHGPVVAVREGKPLTLKLARLEDGGQIEEWYMMSKSRSLKEWQAAMARTAVPMFNAMYADREGNIFYVYNGAVPRRSLKFDWLKPVDGSNPETEWQGYHSFAELPQLLNPKSGFMQNCNQTPFTTTSEGSPVKENFPAYMTRESDNARAKISRRLLSSQAKFTFDEWARLAFDTRILEAETQIPEIAAEWEKLKQADAARAERLSEAVNELKAWDHVSTFESTQMTLFTLWFDRYLRSRAQNPKGEWLRVRALEEVAAGLMKDWGTWRVAWGEINRLQRIQSGGELESFDDAKPSLPIAGAPGPVGVVNNFYTRPEKGQKRRYGVAGTSFVSVVEFGPQVQARSLLQFGESADPASPHYLDQGRLYSKREFKPAWFTLQEIKAHSESVYHPGVKPAKRAA, from the coding sequence ATGCACACCCGCGTCGTTTTGAGGTCGCTCACAATCGCGCTAGTCGTCATGGCATCCGCACAGTTTGCCACACCCGCTGACCGGAAAACCGATGACCGAGGCAAGGTTGAAAGGCTCGCCCGCTCGGTGACGATTTATCGTGACAGCTACGGCGTACCGCACATCTTTGGGCCGACCGACGCGAGTTGCGTCTTCGGCTATGCCTTCGCCCAGGCCGAAGACAATTTCTGGCAGATCGAAGACAGCTACATTCGTTCGCTCGGTCGCGCATCGGAAATCTATGGCCCGCGCACCGTAGCCGACGACCTGCTGAACCACGCGCTGGAGATTCCGCGACTCGCCAAGGCCGAGTACGAGCGCTCCAGTCCGCGCATGAAAGAGCTATGTCAGGCGGTCGCCGATGGCTTCAACTACTACCTCGCGACGCACCCCGAAACCAGGCCGCGCCTGATTACGCACTTCGAGCCCTGGCACATGTACGCCTTCAACCGCTTCGCCATCTATCAGCTCTTCATCTTCGGCAAGTCGGGCTTGAGAGTCGAAGAGATCAAGAGCGCCGTGCGCGAAGCCGGCGGCGACAATGCCGCCGGCTCGCATGGGCAGCTGGGTTTTAAGATTTCAGACCTCTACGAGAGCGCCGATGGCATGGAAGCGGCAGTCGGCTCGAATATGTGGACGGTGACGCCGCAGAAAAGCGCCAGCGGCCACGCGATGCTGCTCATCAATCCGCATCAGCCGTTCTTCGGCCCGGGTCAATGGTACGAAGGCCACGTCCACAGCGGCGAGGGCTGGAACATGAGCGGCGCGTCGTTCTTCGGCTCGGGCTTCCCGACCATTGGCCACAATGAATTCCTCGGCTGGAGCCACACGGTCAACGACCCGGACATCAGCGATGTCTATGTCGAAAAATTTGACGACGAGAAGAACCCGCTGGCTTACCGCTACGGCGATGGCTATCGCGTGGCGACCGAATGGGCGGACACGATCAAGGTCAAGACCGACAAGGGCGTCGAGACTCGAAGCTTCAAATTTCGCAAGACACATCACGGGCCGGTGGTCGCCGTGCGCGAAGGCAAGCCCTTAACGCTCAAGCTGGCGCGGCTCGAAGATGGCGGCCAGATCGAAGAGTGGTACATGATGAGCAAATCGCGCTCGCTGAAAGAATGGCAAGCGGCGATGGCGCGCACCGCCGTGCCGATGTTCAACGCCATGTACGCCGACCGCGAAGGCAACATCTTTTACGTCTACAACGGCGCCGTGCCGCGGCGCTCGCTGAAGTTCGACTGGCTGAAGCCCGTGGATGGCAGCAACCCTGAAACCGAGTGGCAGGGCTATCATTCCTTTGCCGAGTTGCCGCAGTTGTTGAACCCGAAGTCGGGCTTCATGCAGAACTGCAACCAGACGCCATTTACGACGACCAGCGAAGGCAGTCCGGTGAAAGAGAACTTCCCTGCCTACATGACGCGCGAGAGCGACAACGCGCGGGCGAAGATTTCGCGCCGCCTGCTCAGCTCGCAAGCAAAGTTCACCTTTGACGAGTGGGCGCGGCTGGCCTTTGACACGCGCATACTGGAAGCCGAGACGCAAATCCCTGAAATTGCCGCCGAGTGGGAAAAGCTCAAGCAGGCCGACGCGGCGCGGGCTGAACGGCTGAGCGAAGCGGTCAACGAGCTGAAAGCCTGGGATCATGTCTCGACATTTGAATCGACGCAGATGACTTTGTTCACGCTATGGTTCGACCGCTATCTCAGGTCGCGTGCGCAGAACCCCAAGGGCGAATGGCTGCGCGTCCGCGCTCTCGAAGAGGTCGCCGCCGGCCTGATGAAGGATTGGGGCACTTGGCGCGTCGCCTGGGGCGAGATCAACCGCTTGCAGCGCATTCAATCGGGCGGCGAGCTGGAAAGCTTCGATGACGCGAAGCCGAGCCTGCCGATTGCCGGCGCTCCCGGCCCGGTCGGCGTCGTCAATAACTTTTATACGCGGCCTGAGAAGGGGCAGAAGCGCCGCTATGGCGTCGCCGGCACTTCGTTTGTGAGCGTCGTCGAGTTCGGCCCGCAGGTGCAAGCGCGCTCGCTCTTGCAGTTTGGCGAGAGCGCCGATCCGGCCTCGCCGCACTATCTGGATCAGGGCCGCCTCTACTCGAAGCGCGAATTCAAGCCGGCGTGGTTCACGTTACAGGAGATCAAAGCGCACAGCGAGAGCGTCTACCACCCCGGCGTGAAGCCTGCGAAGAGGGCCGCGTAG
- a CDS encoding circadian clock KaiB family protein, which produces MTNRKGARATTSAASRTAKAEYKLRLYVAGQTEKSLTAFANLKRICETHLAGRYDIEVVDLLLNPKLAAGDQILAVPTLVRKLPEPIKKIIGDLSNEERVLVGLDVKPLA; this is translated from the coding sequence ATGACCAACCGCAAGGGGGCCAGGGCAACCACGAGTGCGGCCTCGCGGACTGCCAAAGCCGAATATAAGCTGCGGCTTTACGTCGCCGGGCAGACCGAGAAATCGCTTACCGCCTTCGCCAATCTCAAGCGCATCTGCGAAACCCACCTCGCCGGGCGCTATGATATCGAGGTGGTCGATCTGCTATTAAACCCGAAGCTCGCCGCTGGCGATCAGATACTCGCCGTGCCGACGCTGGTGCGAAAATTGCCCGAACCAATCAAGAAGATCATTGGCGACCTATCGAACGAGGAGCGCGTGCTGGTCGGCCTCGATGTGAAGCCGCTGGCCTGA
- a CDS encoding DUF3368 domain-containing protein, which yields MPEVISDTSPLQYLFQANLLELLQKLYGQITIPEAVLNEITAGHTLGIRLPDLTAVSWIQVRQVRDPASRPLASDLGAGERDVLALAIETADSLVLLDDALARRHAKLLKIAFTGTLGVLLKAKAQRHLPAITPVIDELEALGFRLDPSTRIAVLELAREL from the coding sequence GTGCCTGAGGTTATCTCGGACACCTCGCCCCTGCAATACCTCTTTCAAGCAAACTTGCTTGAGCTTTTACAGAAACTCTACGGGCAAATCACCATTCCCGAAGCCGTCCTTAATGAAATTACAGCGGGCCACACTCTGGGTATCCGTCTTCCCGATTTGACCGCGGTATCGTGGATACAGGTGCGACAGGTGCGCGATCCCGCTTCGCGTCCACTTGCGTCTGACCTCGGCGCGGGCGAGCGCGACGTACTGGCATTGGCGATTGAAACGGCTGATTCGCTGGTGCTGCTTGATGACGCGCTGGCGCGGCGGCACGCCAAGTTGTTAAAGATCGCCTTCACGGGAACGCTTGGCGTATTGTTAAAGGCGAAAGCTCAAAGGCATTTGCCTGCCATCACTCCGGTGATTGATGAGTTGGAAGCGTTAGGGTTTCGTCTTGATCCGTCCACTCGGATTGCAGTGCTGGAACTGGCGCGGGAGCTTTAA
- a CDS encoding membrane dipeptidase — MRVTRRAALRTLAMGACAAPAVLRGRFRLFGQAAAEYSARAIDLVGSATVVDLLNQFQFADYSVRPPKSDRWLTVPGSFTAADAARYRESGITVFALGHGPGDYERAIRFFADWNGFLAAYSDWLTRVDDVSDFARAKASGKTGVMLTFQDSAHFRSPNDVQTFFGLGQRLSQLTYNFNNRIGSGFLEQRDGGLSVFGLSILERMQQVGMAVDVSHCGDQTTLDALAAAKRPVIFTHANARALLPGHLRCKTDEAIQKMAKTGGVMGISFIRFMVRDREPVTVEHVLDHVDYVAKLVGVEHVAIGSDLDVIGNASPIGGGFDPKSQPNFARYQYHEDTDGAINIKGLNHSRRVFDLTEGLIRRRHSDADIRLILGGNAVRALGAIWQAET; from the coding sequence ATGCGGGTTACGCGGCGCGCCGCACTGCGAACATTGGCTATGGGCGCATGCGCCGCGCCGGCGGTGCTGCGCGGTCGCTTTCGCCTCTTCGGCCAGGCAGCCGCCGAGTATTCCGCTCGCGCGATTGATCTCGTGGGATCGGCTACGGTCGTCGATCTGCTCAACCAGTTCCAGTTCGCAGATTACTCAGTCAGGCCGCCGAAGAGTGACCGGTGGCTCACTGTCCCCGGCAGCTTCACGGCAGCCGACGCGGCGCGCTACCGCGAGTCGGGCATCACGGTGTTCGCTTTGGGTCACGGCCCCGGTGATTATGAGCGCGCCATCCGCTTCTTTGCCGACTGGAACGGTTTTCTCGCGGCCTACAGCGACTGGCTCACACGCGTCGACGACGTGTCAGACTTCGCGCGGGCCAAGGCGAGCGGCAAAACCGGCGTGATGCTCACGTTCCAAGACTCCGCGCACTTCCGCTCGCCGAACGATGTGCAGACTTTCTTCGGGCTGGGGCAGCGCCTTTCTCAGCTTACCTATAACTTCAACAACCGCATAGGCAGCGGCTTTCTCGAACAGCGTGACGGGGGCTTGAGCGTCTTCGGCCTGTCCATCCTTGAGCGGATGCAGCAGGTCGGCATGGCCGTTGACGTGTCGCATTGTGGCGACCAGACGACGCTCGACGCCCTGGCCGCCGCCAAACGTCCGGTGATCTTTACGCACGCCAACGCCAGGGCGCTCCTGCCCGGACACCTGCGCTGCAAGACCGACGAAGCCATTCAGAAGATGGCAAAGACCGGCGGCGTGATGGGCATCTCCTTCATCCGCTTCATGGTGCGCGACCGTGAGCCTGTGACTGTAGAGCATGTGCTCGACCATGTGGACTACGTCGCCAAGCTCGTCGGCGTGGAGCACGTGGCAATCGGCAGTGATCTGGATGTCATCGGCAACGCGAGCCCCATCGGCGGCGGCTTCGACCCGAAGAGTCAGCCTAACTTTGCCCGCTATCAGTACCACGAGGACACGGATGGGGCGATCAACATCAAGGGGCTGAATCACTCCAGGCGGGTGTTTGATTTGACTGAGGGGCTCATCCGCCGCCGCCACAGCGACGCGGATATTCGTCTCATTCTCGGCGGCAATGCGGTGCGCGCGCTCGGCGCGATCTGGCAAGCGGAAACGTGA
- a CDS encoding menaquinone biosynthesis decarboxylase, producing MAYQDLREFISALDKRGLLKRIRAEVDPELEITEIADRVSKQGGPALLFENPRGSEIPVLINALGSRERMHLALGVKDYSEIAGRIVELTDVKSPQGLIDKLKMVPRLADLGKMFPKLVKDGPCKERVLKEGEFSLLNLPIIKCWPEDGGRFITMPLVFTKNPLTGRRNCGMYRMQVYDESSTGMHWQIHKQGAQHLRNLKRQGGGRLEVGVAIGADPITVFSAIMPLPDDIDEMMVAGFLRERPVEMVKCETVDVEVPANAEIVLEGYVDTDERHTEGPFGDHTGYYTLEDEFPVFHVTCITHRKKPIYQTTIVGKPPMEDCWMGEAIERIFLPLMQRQFSEVVDYHMPFAGVFHNLMIVSIKKNYPGHARKMMNAIWSLPQAQFTKCVVIVDDDTDVRDLNQVAWRVLNNIDPERDIQFMIGPVDQLDHAARLPNYGSKMGIDGTRKWKGEGFARPWPKELDMSEEVKRRIDLLWPKLGL from the coding sequence ATGGCCTATCAAGATCTGCGGGAGTTCATCTCGGCGCTCGACAAGCGCGGCCTGTTAAAGCGCATCCGCGCAGAGGTTGATCCTGAGTTAGAGATCACAGAGATCGCCGACCGCGTTTCGAAGCAAGGCGGCCCGGCGTTATTATTCGAAAACCCGCGCGGCTCGGAAATCCCCGTGCTGATCAACGCCCTCGGCAGCCGCGAGCGCATGCACCTGGCGCTCGGCGTCAAAGATTATAGCGAGATTGCCGGGCGCATTGTCGAGCTGACCGACGTGAAATCGCCTCAAGGGTTGATCGATAAGCTGAAGATGGTGCCGCGCCTCGCAGACCTCGGCAAGATGTTCCCGAAGCTGGTCAAAGACGGCCCCTGCAAAGAGCGCGTCTTGAAGGAGGGCGAGTTCTCGCTGCTGAACCTGCCGATCATCAAGTGCTGGCCCGAAGACGGCGGACGATTCATCACCATGCCGCTGGTCTTCACCAAAAACCCGCTAACGGGCCGCCGCAACTGCGGCATGTACCGCATGCAGGTTTATGACGAAAGCAGCACAGGCATGCACTGGCAGATTCACAAGCAGGGGGCGCAGCACTTACGCAACCTGAAACGGCAGGGCGGCGGGCGGCTCGAAGTCGGCGTCGCCATCGGCGCTGACCCGATCACCGTATTCTCGGCCATCATGCCGCTGCCGGACGACATTGACGAGATGATGGTTGCCGGCTTCTTGCGCGAGCGCCCGGTCGAGATGGTCAAGTGCGAAACGGTCGACGTCGAAGTGCCGGCGAATGCCGAGATTGTGCTTGAAGGCTATGTCGACACAGACGAGCGTCACACCGAAGGCCCGTTCGGCGATCACACAGGGTATTACACGCTGGAAGACGAGTTCCCGGTCTTTCACGTCACCTGCATCACGCACCGCAAGAAGCCGATCTATCAGACGACTATTGTCGGCAAGCCGCCGATGGAGGACTGCTGGATGGGTGAAGCCATCGAGCGGATTTTTCTGCCCTTGATGCAGCGGCAGTTTTCCGAAGTCGTTGATTACCACATGCCGTTTGCCGGCGTCTTCCATAACCTGATGATTGTATCGATCAAGAAGAACTACCCCGGCCACGCGCGCAAGATGATGAACGCCATCTGGTCGCTGCCGCAGGCGCAGTTCACCAAGTGCGTGGTGATCGTAGACGACGACACGGACGTGCGCGATTTGAATCAGGTGGCGTGGCGTGTGCTGAACAACATTGATCCGGAGCGCGACATTCAGTTCATGATCGGCCCCGTAGATCAGCTCGATCACGCGGCGCGGCTGCCGAATTACGGCTCAAAGATGGGCATAGACGGGACGCGCAAATGGAAAGGCGAAGGCTTTGCGCGCCCCTGGCCGAAAGAGCTTGACATGAGCGAAGAGGTCAAGCGCCGCATTGATCTGCTCTGGCCGAAACTCGGCCTGTGA
- a CDS encoding circadian clock KaiB family protein, giving the protein MKKKRTAAAPPADEADRQPGHYVFRLYIAGASPRSMRAIVNTRKLCEAHLQGRYELEIIDLLQHPARAVGEQIVVTPTLVKRLPLPLRRFIGDLSQTESILRGLDLRSA; this is encoded by the coding sequence ATGAAAAAGAAGCGGACCGCCGCCGCGCCGCCAGCCGACGAAGCCGACCGCCAGCCGGGTCACTACGTTTTCCGGCTCTATATCGCCGGCGCCTCGCCGCGCTCGATGCGCGCCATCGTCAACACCCGCAAGCTATGTGAAGCCCATTTGCAGGGCCGTTACGAACTAGAGATCATCGATCTCTTGCAGCATCCGGCGCGTGCTGTCGGCGAGCAGATCGTCGTTACGCCGACGCTAGTCAAGCGGCTCCCGTTACCCCTGCGCCGTTTCATCGGCGACCTGTCCCAGACCGAAAGTATTCTGCGCGGCCTCGACCTGCGCAGTGCCTGA
- a CDS encoding ATP-binding protein yields MSTERQAQQALRAENAELRRQLEDAEETLRALRGGEVDAVIVGEHLYMLESADIDSNRFRGDVLAQINDAVVAVDNEQRITYINAAAERQYGVAASEVLGSSLDAMYAYRWPRPEDEAAANAAIEETGIWRGENVHVKRDGEAIHVESHVSRLRDRNGEIAGLLAVIRDISERKRVEQSREELLEREQAARAQAEEASRLKDEFLATVSHELRTPLNAILGWARMLNMHDLKGDVAQRGLTTIEKNAQAQAQLIEDLLDVSRIVSGKLRLSVMPVRVAAIIEDAVETIHPAAEAKGVSLDLDIDSDSGLVSADPQRLQQMVWNLLSNAVKFTPRDGHVQVRLARVNSHVEIVVSDTGQGIAPEFLPYVFDRFRQADGSITRPYSGLGLGLAIVRHLVELHGGSVEARSAGINQGAMFTIRLPLLMVHMKEGEAQSARRGADGAEPLRVEPLPSLDGVRVLVVDDEVDALLLMSEMLSQCGASVKTAASGEEAFAELKEWHPHVIVSDIGMPKEDGYAFMKRVRSWTREIGSWIPAVALTAFARAEDRMRALASGYQIHVPKPVEPAELITVIASLVERPAAPWKNQP; encoded by the coding sequence ATGTCAACGGAGAGACAAGCCCAACAGGCGCTCCGCGCCGAGAATGCCGAGCTGCGAAGGCAGCTTGAAGACGCCGAAGAGACCCTGCGCGCCCTCCGCGGCGGCGAAGTCGATGCGGTGATCGTCGGCGAGCATCTTTATATGCTCGAAAGCGCCGACATTGACTCGAACCGTTTTCGCGGCGACGTGCTGGCGCAGATCAATGACGCAGTGGTCGCCGTTGATAACGAGCAGCGCATCACCTACATCAACGCCGCCGCCGAGCGCCAGTACGGGGTCGCGGCTTCCGAGGTGTTGGGCAGCTCGCTCGACGCGATGTACGCTTACCGCTGGCCGCGGCCCGAAGACGAAGCGGCGGCAAACGCGGCAATCGAAGAAACCGGCATCTGGCGCGGCGAAAACGTCCATGTCAAACGCGACGGCGAGGCCATCCACGTCGAGTCTCACGTCAGCCGCCTGCGTGACCGCAACGGCGAAATCGCCGGCTTGCTCGCCGTCATCCGCGACATCAGCGAACGCAAGCGCGTCGAACAGTCGCGCGAAGAGCTGCTCGAACGCGAGCAGGCGGCGCGCGCCCAGGCGGAAGAGGCGAGCCGGCTGAAGGACGAGTTTCTAGCCACCGTGTCGCACGAGCTGCGCACGCCGCTCAACGCCATACTCGGCTGGGCCAGGATGCTGAACATGCACGATCTCAAGGGGGACGTTGCCCAGCGCGGCCTGACGACGATTGAGAAGAACGCGCAGGCGCAGGCGCAACTGATCGAAGACTTGCTCGACGTGTCGCGCATCGTTTCCGGGAAGCTGCGGTTGAGTGTGATGCCGGTCAGGGTTGCGGCGATCATCGAAGACGCGGTCGAGACCATCCATCCCGCCGCCGAGGCAAAGGGCGTCAGCCTCGACCTCGACATAGACTCAGACTCCGGGCTGGTCTCGGCCGACCCGCAGCGGCTGCAACAGATGGTGTGGAATCTGCTCTCGAATGCCGTCAAGTTCACGCCGCGTGACGGTCACGTTCAGGTGCGACTGGCGCGCGTTAACTCGCACGTCGAGATTGTCGTGAGCGACACCGGCCAGGGGATCGCGCCGGAGTTCTTGCCCTACGTCTTCGACCGCTTCCGGCAGGCGGACGGCTCGATCACGCGCCCGTATTCGGGGCTGGGGCTGGGGCTGGCCATCGTCCGTCACCTGGTCGAGCTTCACGGCGGCAGCGTCGAAGCCCGTAGCGCGGGAATCAACCAGGGGGCGATGTTTACGATCAGGCTGCCGCTGCTGATGGTTCACATGAAAGAGGGCGAGGCACAGTCTGCGCGCCGCGGCGCGGATGGCGCGGAGCCGCTACGGGTGGAGCCGCTGCCCTCGCTTGACGGGGTGCGTGTACTGGTCGTTGACGACGAGGTGGACGCGCTCTTGCTCATGAGCGAAATGCTCTCTCAATGCGGCGCATCGGTGAAGACGGCGGCTTCGGGTGAAGAGGCATTTGCGGAGTTGAAGGAGTGGCACCCGCATGTCATCGTCAGCGACATCGGCATGCCGAAAGAAGATGGCTACGCCTTCATGAAGCGTGTGCGAAGCTGGACGCGGGAGATCGGCAGTTGGATTCCGGCGGTGGCGCTGACGGCGTTCGCGCGCGCCGAAGACCGTATGCGGGCGCTGGCCTCCGGCTATCAAATTCATGTGCCGAAGCCGGTCGAGCCCGCGGAGTTGATTACAGTCATCGCCAGCCTGGTCGAGCGCCCGGCAGCGCCGTGGAAAAACCAGCCCTGA
- a CDS encoding UPF0175 family protein: MHEIKLDIPDEAMAALKLSPDAVASEVLMAAAVKLYELGRLSSGAAAVLAGVPRAFFLSHLSDYGVATFRLTEDELQEDLARA, encoded by the coding sequence ATGCATGAGATCAAGCTAGATATTCCTGACGAAGCGATGGCCGCGCTCAAGCTGTCGCCCGATGCGGTCGCCAGCGAGGTGCTGATGGCTGCCGCCGTCAAGCTGTACGAGTTGGGCCGGCTGTCGTCGGGCGCAGCCGCGGTGCTGGCCGGCGTGCCGCGAGCTTTTTTCTTGAGCCATCTGAGTGATTACGGCGTGGCGACGTTTCGATTGACCGAAGACGAATTGCAGGAGGATTTGGCGCGTGCCTGA